A region of Moorena producens PAL-8-15-08-1 DNA encodes the following proteins:
- a CDS encoding alpha-keto acid decarboxylase family protein: protein MAQSDVVTVGQYLTQRLQAAGVKHIFGVVGDYVLGLMDVLLDSSVELIYTCNELNAGYAADAYARLNGVGGLCVTYNVGGLSLVNAVAGAYAELVPLIVISGAPNSSQRQQKLLLHHTAGNYNLQLEIFEKITVAAVRLTSPSQAARQIDQTIAACLRHRRPVYIEIPSDIVNQPCPVTGERDLPEAPIMDIHALSEAVEEAVSLLEQSQHPVIIAGVELHRYGIAEQLTNLLEQTGYPFATTLLGKSIISESHPQFIGSYAGAFSQEYVRQRVETADCILCLGAFMSDINLGGFTAQLPEERLINANSDKVKIKHHFYSPVYLADFIAGLTAKLKKKKSDVLDIKPAIESLSKRFESQPEQKLTNARFYERITHFIDDDSIVIAETGDALIATVDLVLQGDSDYIGQALYTSIGFSVPACLGVALAVPNRRPIVFVGDGAFQMTCQELSTIIRHQLNPIIFLINNDGYTIERAIHEGSYNNIQPWKYHQLPQVFGNSWSCQVRTEGELEQALEQAKVNHNSISFIEVHLARLDCSDGVKRLGKALSAMQGLSE from the coding sequence ATGGCTCAGTCCGATGTAGTAACTGTCGGTCAATACCTTACTCAACGCCTGCAAGCCGCTGGTGTCAAGCATATTTTTGGCGTAGTGGGAGATTACGTCCTGGGTCTGATGGATGTCTTGCTAGACAGTTCTGTAGAGTTAATCTACACCTGTAACGAACTCAATGCCGGATATGCAGCTGATGCCTATGCTCGCCTTAATGGTGTTGGTGGGTTGTGCGTTACCTATAATGTCGGTGGACTTAGTCTAGTGAATGCTGTGGCGGGTGCCTACGCTGAGCTAGTCCCCTTGATCGTGATTAGTGGAGCACCTAACAGTTCCCAGCGGCAGCAAAAGTTACTCCTACATCACACTGCCGGTAATTACAATCTACAGCTGGAAATTTTTGAAAAAATTACAGTGGCAGCCGTGAGGCTTACCAGCCCTAGTCAAGCGGCAAGGCAAATCGACCAGACCATTGCTGCTTGTTTGCGCCACCGCAGACCTGTATACATTGAAATTCCCTCAGACATAGTCAATCAACCTTGTCCTGTTACTGGGGAACGTGACTTACCAGAAGCCCCAATTATGGATATCCACGCTTTATCAGAGGCAGTTGAAGAGGCGGTAAGTTTGCTAGAGCAATCCCAGCATCCCGTTATTATAGCTGGGGTTGAACTCCACCGCTACGGAATAGCAGAGCAACTTACCAACCTGCTGGAGCAGACGGGATATCCCTTCGCTACCACTCTGTTAGGCAAGTCAATCATCTCCGAAAGCCACCCACAATTCATTGGTAGCTATGCAGGAGCGTTCAGTCAGGAGTATGTACGCCAACGAGTTGAAACAGCAGACTGTATTTTGTGCCTGGGTGCCTTCATGTCAGACATTAATCTGGGTGGTTTCACTGCCCAACTGCCGGAAGAGCGATTAATTAATGCTAATTCTGACAAAGTTAAAATCAAACACCACTTCTATTCTCCAGTCTATCTCGCGGATTTCATTGCTGGTCTAACTGCCAAACTTAAGAAGAAAAAATCTGATGTATTGGATATCAAGCCAGCTATAGAGTCTTTGTCTAAACGCTTTGAATCACAACCTGAGCAAAAGCTAACTAATGCCAGATTCTATGAGCGGATTACTCACTTTATTGATGATGACTCAATCGTGATTGCTGAAACTGGTGATGCTTTAATTGCTACCGTTGATTTGGTACTCCAAGGAGACAGCGACTACATTGGACAGGCGCTTTACACCTCTATTGGCTTCTCAGTTCCTGCCTGCCTAGGAGTCGCTTTGGCTGTTCCTAACCGTAGACCGATTGTTTTTGTTGGTGATGGTGCCTTCCAGATGACCTGTCAGGAACTTTCTACGATTATTAGGCATCAACTTAACCCGATTATCTTCTTAATTAATAATGACGGGTACACTATTGAGCGAGCTATCCATGAAGGCTCGTACAACAATATTCAACCTTGGAAATATCATCAGTTACCCCAGGTTTTTGGCAATAGCTGGAGTTGCCAAGTGCGTACTGAAGGTGAGTTAGAACAAGCCTTAGAACAGGCAAAAGTTAACCACAATAGTATCTCCTTTATCGAAGTTCATTTAGCTCGGCTCGATTGCTCTGATGGTGTCAAGCGCTTGGGGAAAGCGTTAAGTGCTATGCAAGGATTATCAGAATAG
- a CDS encoding trans-sulfuration enzyme family protein: MKIETLAVHAGHNIDSATGAVVSPIYLSTTFERQPDGSYPQGYNYSRDNNPNRDSLEKCLSKLEGGAAAAAFSSGSAATLSIFQALSPGDHVVAPIDSYTGTGFLLREVFGPWNLAVTFVDMANPTTVMEAVQPNTKLIWIETPSNPMLRITDISKIAHIAHNHNVYCVCDNTWATPISQRPLELGADLVIHSTTKYLGGHSDVLGGAVITKVKDEFFHKIKTIQMAGGSVAAPFDCWLLLRSIQTLPYRMRAHSENALKVARFLEEHSKVEAVHYPGLPNHRGHGIAAAQMNLFGGMISFQVKGNREDAFAFTGKVKVFTRATSLGGVESLVEHRASMEFPGTRTPDNLLRMSVGLEHTDDLLEDLAQALG; this comes from the coding sequence ATGAAAATTGAGACACTGGCAGTGCATGCTGGCCATAATATTGACTCAGCCACAGGGGCAGTAGTGTCCCCAATTTATCTATCTACTACATTTGAACGTCAGCCAGACGGCAGCTACCCTCAGGGTTATAACTACAGTCGAGACAATAACCCGAATCGGGATAGTCTGGAAAAATGCCTATCTAAATTAGAGGGGGGAGCAGCCGCCGCCGCTTTTTCTTCTGGTTCAGCTGCTACCTTGAGTATCTTCCAGGCTTTGTCCCCTGGAGACCATGTAGTGGCACCTATAGATAGTTACACAGGAACTGGGTTTCTCTTGCGAGAAGTTTTTGGCCCTTGGAATTTGGCGGTCACTTTTGTAGATATGGCTAATCCTACCACAGTGATGGAAGCAGTTCAACCCAACACCAAGCTGATTTGGATAGAAACGCCTTCCAATCCAATGTTAAGGATTACTGATATCAGCAAGATTGCCCATATTGCCCATAACCATAATGTCTATTGTGTTTGCGATAACACTTGGGCAACACCGATTAGCCAACGTCCATTGGAGTTGGGTGCAGATTTGGTTATCCACTCCACAACCAAGTATCTCGGTGGACACAGTGATGTCTTAGGAGGTGCCGTGATTACTAAGGTTAAGGATGAATTTTTTCACAAAATTAAAACAATTCAGATGGCTGGCGGTTCAGTAGCCGCCCCTTTCGACTGTTGGTTACTCCTGCGGAGCATTCAGACCTTACCCTACCGCATGAGAGCTCATTCAGAAAATGCCTTGAAGGTGGCACGATTTTTAGAAGAACACTCTAAAGTAGAAGCTGTTCATTATCCGGGATTGCCAAACCATCGAGGACATGGAATTGCTGCTGCTCAGATGAACCTGTTTGGGGGTATGATTTCTTTCCAAGTTAAAGGAAACAGGGAAGATGCCTTTGCCTTTACTGGCAAGGTTAAAGTATTTACACGAGCCACTAGCTTGGGTGGTGTCGAGAGTTTAGTCGAACATCGTGCTTCCATGGAATTTCCTGGTACCAGAACCCCAGACAATCTGTTACGGATGTCTGTTGGTCTTGAACATACTGATGATCTACTAGAAGATCTCGCCCAAGCTTTAGGTTAG
- the dxr gene encoding 1-deoxy-D-xylulose-5-phosphate reductoisomerase has translation MKKITLLGSTGSIGTQTLDIVNQYPDQFQLVGLAAGRNVEMLAAQIRQFRPIIAAIRDQDKLPELKAAIADLDPQPILLGGEAGVVEVARYGDSEAVVTGIVGCAGLLPTIAAIEAGKDIALANKETLIAGGPVVLPLVEKHGIKLLPADSEHSAIFQCLQGVPAGGLRRIILTASGGAFRDWSVDKLASVKVADALKHPNWSMGRKITVDSATLMNKGLEVIEAHFLFGMDYDHIDIVIHPQSIIHSLIELQDTSVLAQLGWPDMRLPLLYSLSWPERIYTDWEPLDLVKAGNLTFREPDHQKYPCMNIADAAGRAGGSMPAVLNAANEQAVALFLEEKIGYLDIARCIESVCDRHQADNCSNPSLDDILAADQWARQEVIAASKLLRDSITFPQPLASTS, from the coding sequence GTGAAAAAAATTACACTCTTAGGTTCCACTGGCTCAATCGGTACCCAAACTCTCGATATTGTTAATCAATACCCCGATCAATTCCAGTTAGTGGGATTGGCAGCTGGGCGCAATGTGGAAATGTTAGCCGCTCAAATTCGGCAATTTCGACCGATAATTGCCGCAATTCGTGATCAAGATAAATTGCCAGAACTCAAAGCAGCAATTGCTGACCTTGACCCCCAACCTATTCTTTTAGGGGGCGAAGCTGGAGTGGTAGAAGTGGCACGCTATGGTGATTCCGAAGCTGTAGTTACTGGCATTGTCGGCTGTGCGGGTTTGTTGCCTACTATTGCTGCTATTGAAGCGGGTAAAGACATTGCTTTAGCGAATAAAGAAACTCTAATTGCAGGTGGTCCAGTGGTACTACCGTTAGTCGAAAAACATGGTATTAAGCTGCTACCAGCTGACTCAGAACATTCGGCAATTTTTCAGTGTCTTCAGGGAGTGCCAGCAGGGGGATTGCGGCGGATTATCCTAACAGCATCCGGGGGGGCTTTCCGAGATTGGTCTGTGGACAAGTTAGCTTCAGTGAAGGTGGCTGATGCCCTAAAGCATCCCAATTGGTCCATGGGACGTAAAATTACTGTGGACTCTGCCACTCTGATGAATAAGGGATTGGAAGTGATTGAGGCTCACTTCCTGTTTGGCATGGATTATGACCACATCGACATTGTGATTCATCCCCAGAGTATTATTCACTCCTTGATTGAACTACAAGATACTTCAGTATTAGCTCAGTTAGGTTGGCCAGATATGCGCTTACCTTTACTCTATTCCCTGTCATGGCCGGAGCGGATCTATACCGATTGGGAACCACTAGATTTGGTGAAAGCTGGTAATTTGACTTTTAGGGAACCGGATCATCAGAAATATCCCTGTATGAACATCGCTGATGCGGCTGGTCGGGCTGGGGGGTCGATGCCAGCGGTATTGAATGCAGCCAATGAGCAGGCAGTTGCCCTATTCCTAGAGGAGAAAATTGGTTATTTGGATATTGCTCGTTGTATTGAATCTGTATGCGATCGCCACCAAGCTGATAACTGTTCCAATCCTTCCTTAGACGATATCTTGGCAGCAGATCAATGGGCAAGACAGGAAGTTATAGCTGCCAGTAAGTTGCTCAGGGATTCGATCACTTTCCCGCAGCCTCTAGCTTCAACAAGTTGA
- a CDS encoding glucose-6-phosphate isomerase, whose product MDAAALWQRYQDWLYYHEGLELYLDISRMGFDDAFVEAMLPKFEKAFKDMDALVNGAIANPDENRMVGHYWLRDPDLAPTPELQQDIVNTLEKIETFTQNVHTGAIHPPRAPKFTDVLSIGIGGSALGPEFVAEALALDSPPLAIHFIDNTDPAGIDAVLTRLQDRLSSTLVLVISKSGGTPETRNGMVEVKTAYESQNLDFAAQAVAITGVGSKLDQLAKSEGWLATFPMYDWVGGRTSEMSAVGLLPASLQGIDIRQMLAGAKDMDSATGSPELKSNPAALLALCWYFAGNGKGEKDMVMLPYKDSLLLFSRYLQQLVMESLGKEKDLDGNTVYQGIAVYGNKGSTDQHAYVQQLREGVPNFFVTFIEVLEDRQGKSPEVEAGVTAGDYLSGLLQGTRQALYENQRDSMTVSIRQVNARTVGALIALYERAVGLYASLVNINAYHQPGVEAGKKAAAAILDLQKKVMEVLHQESAAISVSELAEKVGAPDQIEGIYKLLRHLAYNQRGIVLEGNLRQPSSLKISAV is encoded by the coding sequence ATGGACGCCGCTGCACTCTGGCAACGCTATCAGGATTGGCTTTATTACCACGAAGGATTAGAGCTTTACCTCGATATCAGCCGTATGGGGTTTGATGATGCCTTTGTGGAGGCGATGCTGCCTAAGTTTGAAAAGGCATTTAAGGATATGGATGCCCTAGTCAACGGTGCGATCGCAAACCCTGATGAAAACCGCATGGTCGGTCACTACTGGCTAAGAGACCCGGACTTAGCCCCAACTCCAGAACTCCAACAAGACATTGTCAACACTCTCGAAAAGATTGAAACCTTTACCCAAAATGTCCACACGGGTGCCATCCATCCCCCTAGGGCACCAAAATTTACAGATGTTCTTTCCATTGGTATTGGGGGTTCTGCCCTTGGTCCTGAGTTTGTCGCTGAAGCCCTCGCGCTAGACTCTCCTCCTTTAGCCATTCACTTTATTGACAATACTGACCCAGCTGGCATTGATGCTGTGCTTACCCGACTCCAAGACCGATTGTCTAGCACTCTGGTATTAGTCATCTCCAAATCTGGGGGAACACCAGAAACTCGTAACGGCATGGTGGAAGTTAAAACAGCCTACGAGTCTCAGAATCTAGACTTTGCTGCCCAGGCTGTTGCCATTACGGGTGTTGGCAGCAAACTAGATCAATTGGCAAAATCCGAAGGTTGGCTGGCCACCTTTCCCATGTACGATTGGGTAGGAGGACGTACCTCTGAAATGTCAGCCGTAGGACTACTTCCAGCTTCACTACAAGGGATTGATATCCGTCAGATGCTGGCTGGTGCTAAAGATATGGATAGCGCTACCGGTAGCCCCGAGCTCAAAAGCAATCCAGCAGCGTTACTTGCCCTATGCTGGTACTTTGCTGGCAATGGTAAGGGGGAGAAAGATATGGTCATGTTGCCTTACAAAGACAGTCTATTGCTATTCTCCCGCTACTTACAGCAGCTGGTAATGGAATCTCTAGGTAAGGAAAAAGACCTAGATGGCAATACGGTTTATCAGGGCATTGCAGTTTATGGTAACAAAGGCTCAACGGATCAACATGCCTACGTACAGCAACTTCGCGAAGGTGTTCCCAATTTCTTTGTCACGTTCATTGAAGTCTTAGAAGACCGACAAGGTAAGTCTCCAGAAGTAGAAGCCGGTGTAACTGCGGGAGACTATCTATCAGGTTTATTACAAGGTACTCGGCAAGCGTTGTATGAAAATCAACGGGATTCCATGACCGTAAGCATTCGTCAGGTCAATGCTAGAACCGTGGGGGCATTGATTGCCCTGTATGAACGTGCTGTTGGTCTTTATGCATCCTTGGTAAATATCAATGCCTATCACCAACCTGGGGTAGAAGCGGGTAAAAAAGCCGCCGCTGCCATTCTGGATTTACAGAAAAAGGTGATGGAAGTACTACACCAGGAAAGTGCTGCCATATCTGTTTCGGAGTTAGCTGAGAAAGTGGGAGCCCCTGACCAAATTGAAGGGATTTACAAATTGCTGCGTCATCTGGCTTATAACCAGCGGGGTATTGTCTTAGAAGGAAATCTGCGGCAACCAAGTAGTCTCAAAATTTCTGCTGTATAA